From the genome of Rathayibacter sp. VKM Ac-2759, one region includes:
- a CDS encoding exodeoxyribonuclease III codes for MTRKPLRIATVNVNGVRAAYRKGMGDWLAARDVDILALQEVRASTDDLTGLLGDEWDVLHDEATAKGRAGVALASRNRAAIHRVSFGAEDFDSAGRWLEADYEVGDRTITVVSTYVHSGEVDTPKQVEKYKFLDAMKERLPQLQEHNELAVVMGDLNVGHRTLDIKNWKGNVKKAGFLPRERAYFDEFVGAEGDDDYNAGGGFGWVDLGRRFAGEVPGPYTWWSQRGQAFDTDTGWRLDYQLATPALAELARSYEVDRADAYDTRWSDHAPVVVDYAL; via the coding sequence GTGACTCGCAAGCCTCTCCGCATCGCCACCGTCAACGTGAACGGCGTCCGCGCCGCCTACCGCAAGGGCATGGGCGACTGGCTCGCCGCGCGCGACGTCGACATCCTCGCCCTGCAGGAGGTCCGCGCCTCCACCGACGACCTGACCGGGCTCCTCGGCGATGAATGGGACGTGCTGCACGACGAGGCCACGGCGAAGGGCCGTGCCGGAGTCGCGCTCGCCTCGCGCAACCGCGCCGCGATCCACCGCGTGTCGTTCGGAGCCGAGGACTTCGACTCCGCCGGCCGCTGGCTCGAGGCCGACTACGAGGTGGGCGACCGCACGATCACCGTGGTCTCGACCTACGTGCACTCGGGCGAGGTCGACACCCCCAAGCAGGTCGAGAAGTACAAGTTCCTCGACGCCATGAAGGAGCGCCTGCCGCAGCTGCAGGAGCACAACGAGCTCGCCGTCGTGATGGGCGACCTCAACGTCGGCCACCGCACCCTCGACATCAAGAACTGGAAGGGCAACGTCAAGAAGGCCGGCTTCCTGCCCCGGGAGCGCGCCTACTTCGACGAGTTCGTCGGCGCCGAGGGCGACGACGACTACAACGCCGGCGGAGGCTTCGGCTGGGTCGACCTGGGCCGTCGCTTCGCCGGCGAGGTTCCCGGCCCCTACACGTGGTGGTCGCAGCGCGGCCAGGCGTTCGACACCGACACCGGCTGGCGCCTCGACTACCAGCTCGCCACGCCCGCGCTCGCCGAGCTCGCCCGCTCCTACGAGGTCGACCGGGCGGACGCGTACGACACCCGCTGGTCGGACCACGCTCCCGTGGTCGTCGACTACGCCCTCTGA
- the trpS gene encoding tryptophan--tRNA ligase, with the protein MTPSTPGAKPVILSGMQPSSGSLHLGNHIGALTQWIAMQETFDAYFCVVDLHAITVPQDPEQLRERTRATAAQYIAAGIDPERSTLFIQSHVPAHAELAWVLNTLTGFGEASRMTQFKDKSAKQGTEAASVGLFTYPILMAADILLYQTDAVPVGEDQRQHLELTRDLAARFNSRFGETFTIPEPHITRETAKIYDLQNPGAKMSKSAESDAGLLSVLDEPKVTAKKIMRAVTDTESEVRFDRAEKPGVSNLLTIYSVLAERTVESLEQEYAGRGYGDLKKGLVEVVAATFDPIRARTAELLADPAELDRMLSRAADRASETAERTLAAAYERVGFLRRTR; encoded by the coding sequence ATGACCCCCAGCACCCCGGGCGCCAAGCCCGTCATCCTCTCCGGCATGCAGCCGTCCTCCGGCTCGCTGCACCTCGGCAACCACATCGGCGCGCTCACGCAGTGGATCGCGATGCAGGAGACGTTCGACGCCTACTTCTGCGTCGTCGACCTGCACGCCATCACCGTTCCGCAGGACCCGGAGCAGCTGCGCGAGCGCACCCGCGCCACCGCGGCCCAGTACATCGCGGCGGGCATCGACCCGGAGCGGTCGACGCTGTTCATCCAGTCGCACGTGCCGGCGCACGCCGAGCTGGCGTGGGTGCTCAACACCCTCACCGGCTTCGGCGAGGCGAGCCGCATGACGCAGTTCAAGGACAAGTCGGCCAAGCAGGGCACGGAGGCGGCCTCGGTCGGCCTCTTCACCTACCCGATCCTCATGGCGGCCGACATCCTGCTGTACCAGACCGACGCCGTCCCGGTCGGCGAGGACCAGCGGCAGCACCTCGAGCTGACCCGCGACCTCGCCGCGCGCTTCAACTCGCGGTTCGGTGAGACCTTCACGATCCCGGAGCCGCACATCACCCGCGAGACCGCGAAGATCTACGATCTGCAGAACCCCGGCGCGAAGATGTCGAAGTCGGCGGAGTCCGACGCGGGACTGCTCAGCGTGCTCGACGAGCCGAAGGTCACCGCGAAGAAGATCATGCGCGCCGTGACCGACACCGAGTCGGAGGTGCGGTTCGACCGCGCCGAGAAGCCCGGCGTCTCGAACCTGCTCACGATCTACTCCGTGCTCGCCGAGCGCACCGTCGAGTCGCTCGAGCAGGAGTACGCCGGGCGCGGCTACGGCGACCTCAAGAAGGGTCTCGTCGAGGTCGTCGCGGCGACCTTCGACCCGATCCGCGCGCGCACCGCCGAGCTGCTCGCCGACCCGGCCGAGCTCGACCGCATGCTCTCCCGCGCGGCCGACCGCGCCTCCGAGACCGCGGAGCGCACGCTCGCCGCGGCCTACGAGCGCGTCGGCTTCCTCCGCCGCACCCGCTGA
- a CDS encoding HAD family hydrolase gives MSIRVALFDLDDTLFAHAHAVREGIVDRVSALGAPYTAAREDVQRRWYELEEKHYHRYLAGELDYEGQRRARATAFAAESGVDLSPEEASAWFAAYLEHYVANWTLHDDALPTLDALDASGVRIGVITNGDLDFQQNKVEQLGLTPRIERLVASGEVGVTKPDARIFEVACERFGVAAQEALYVGDRLTTDAIGAARAGLRGVWLDRVGGPEHRRALPEEAVTLGVHRIGSLDQLARLL, from the coding sequence GTGAGCATCCGCGTCGCCCTCTTCGATCTCGACGACACCCTCTTCGCGCACGCTCACGCGGTGCGCGAGGGCATCGTCGACCGGGTCTCGGCACTCGGGGCGCCCTACACGGCGGCTCGAGAGGACGTGCAGCGGCGCTGGTACGAGCTCGAGGAGAAGCACTACCACCGCTACCTCGCCGGCGAGCTCGACTACGAGGGACAGCGCCGGGCCCGGGCGACCGCGTTCGCTGCGGAGTCGGGCGTCGACCTGTCGCCCGAGGAGGCGAGCGCGTGGTTCGCGGCCTACCTCGAGCACTACGTGGCCAACTGGACCTTGCACGACGACGCCCTGCCGACGCTCGACGCTCTGGACGCCTCCGGGGTGCGGATCGGCGTCATCACCAACGGCGATCTCGACTTCCAGCAGAACAAGGTGGAGCAGCTGGGCCTCACGCCGCGGATCGAGCGCCTCGTCGCCTCCGGGGAGGTCGGGGTCACGAAGCCCGACGCGCGCATCTTCGAGGTCGCGTGCGAGCGGTTCGGAGTCGCTGCCCAGGAGGCTCTCTACGTCGGCGACCGGCTCACCACCGACGCGATCGGCGCCGCCCGCGCCGGCCTCCGCGGCGTCTGGCTCGACCGCGTCGGCGGCCCCGAGCACCGTCGCGCCCTGCCCGAGGAGGCGGTCACCCTCGGCGTCCACCGCATCGGCTCGCTCGACCAGCTTGCGCGCCTGCTCTGA
- the glpK gene encoding glycerol kinase GlpK, whose amino-acid sequence MADYVIAIDQGTTSSRAIIFDKKGSIVSTGQKEHEQIFPRAGWVEHDPIEIWNNVREVIGQALSRADLTRHDIASVGITNQRETAVVWDKTTGKPVYNAIVWQDTRTQSIVDRLAGDEGADRFKSIVGLPLATYFSGTKIVWILENVEGAREKAEAGDLLFGTTDTWVLWNLTGGTDGGVHKTDVTNASRTLFLDLETLEWRDDILEAFGVPKSMLPEVCSSSEVYGHVEASSLLREVPIAGILGDQQAATFGQAAFDPGEAKNTYGTGNFLIFNTGTEIVHSKNGLLTTIGYKLGDGEVHYALEGSIAVSGSLIQWLRDNLGLIGSAPEVEALAATVEDNGGAYFVPAFSGLFAPYWRSDARGALVGLTRYVNKGHIARAALEATAFQTREVLDAVNADSGVPLQELKVDGGMIANNLLMQFQADILGVPVVRPVVAETTALGAAYAAGLAVGFWENLDDLRQNWQEDSRWTPQMDQDEAARQYRLWKKAVTKTFDWVDEDVV is encoded by the coding sequence CCGCGCGGGCTGGGTCGAGCACGACCCGATCGAGATCTGGAACAACGTCCGCGAGGTCATCGGCCAGGCGCTCTCCCGCGCCGACCTGACCCGCCACGACATCGCCTCCGTCGGCATCACCAACCAGCGCGAGACCGCCGTGGTCTGGGACAAGACCACGGGCAAGCCGGTCTACAACGCCATCGTCTGGCAGGACACCCGCACCCAGTCGATCGTCGACCGCCTCGCGGGCGACGAGGGTGCCGACCGCTTCAAGTCGATCGTCGGCCTGCCGCTGGCGACCTACTTCTCGGGCACCAAGATCGTCTGGATCCTCGAGAACGTCGAGGGCGCCCGTGAGAAGGCGGAGGCAGGCGACCTGCTCTTCGGCACCACCGACACCTGGGTCCTCTGGAACCTCACCGGCGGCACCGACGGCGGCGTCCACAAGACCGACGTCACCAACGCCTCCCGCACGCTCTTCCTCGACCTCGAGACCCTCGAGTGGCGCGACGACATCCTCGAGGCCTTCGGGGTCCCGAAGTCGATGCTCCCCGAGGTCTGCTCCTCGTCCGAGGTCTACGGCCACGTCGAGGCGTCCTCGCTGCTGCGCGAGGTCCCGATCGCCGGCATCCTCGGCGACCAGCAGGCCGCGACCTTCGGCCAGGCGGCGTTCGATCCGGGCGAGGCCAAGAACACCTACGGCACCGGCAACTTCCTGATCTTCAACACCGGCACCGAGATCGTGCACTCGAAGAACGGTCTGCTCACCACGATCGGCTACAAGCTCGGCGACGGCGAGGTGCACTACGCGCTCGAGGGCTCGATCGCGGTCTCCGGCTCGCTGATCCAGTGGCTGCGCGACAACCTGGGCCTCATCGGCTCGGCCCCCGAGGTCGAGGCGCTGGCCGCCACGGTCGAGGACAACGGAGGCGCGTACTTCGTCCCCGCGTTCTCGGGGCTCTTCGCGCCGTACTGGCGCTCGGACGCCCGCGGTGCGCTCGTCGGCCTCACGCGCTACGTGAACAAGGGCCACATCGCCCGCGCCGCGCTCGAGGCGACCGCGTTCCAGACCCGCGAGGTCCTCGACGCCGTCAACGCCGACTCCGGAGTGCCGCTGCAGGAGCTCAAGGTCGACGGCGGCATGATCGCCAACAACCTGCTCATGCAGTTCCAGGCCGACATCCTCGGCGTCCCGGTCGTCCGCCCCGTCGTCGCCGAGACCACCGCGCTCGGTGCCGCCTACGCCGCGGGCCTCGCGGTGGGCTTCTGGGAGAACCTCGACGACCTGCGCCAGAACTGGCAGGAGGACTCGCGCTGGACCCCGCAGATGGACCAGGACGAGGCCGCCCGCCAGTACCGCCTCTGGAAGAAGGCCGTCACCAAGACCTTCGACTGGGTCGACGAAGACGTGGTGTGA